The Streptomyces capitiformicae genome contains the following window.
AATTCCCGAAGAATCCGACCCTACGTGGGTCCGTGTCCGTCAGTCCGTCAGGCTCGGGGCACCTCAGCTGCGCCGCCCAGCGCGCAGTGCGTGGCATGCTCCGGGAAGGCCATGGCCGTATCGTGCTGATCTCCTCCACGGCGGCCCTCCACGGCGCCGCCGGGCAGACCAACTACGCGGCGGCGAAGGCGGGTCTGGTCGGTTTCGCACGGTCACCGAACCCATGAACTCGGTGCCCGGGACATGGAGGAGCAGCGCCGGAACCTGCTGCGGCAGACCCCTGCCGGACGCCTGGCCCGGCCCGAGGACGTCGCAGGCGGACGGCTGGCGCCGCCCGTCTGCCCACAACCACCAAGTCCTCTACCGGCCGCGCAGCTCCCGGTACTTGGCGACCAGGGACCGCGTCGACGCGTCCAGCCCCGGTACCTCCGCTCCCTCGGTCAGCGCCGGTTCGACACGCTTGGCGAGGACCTTGCCCAGCTCGACGCCCCACTGGTCGAAGGAGTCGATGTTCCAGACGGCGCCCTGGACGAACACCTTGTGCTCGTACAGCGCGATCAGCTGGCCGAGCACCGACGGGGTGAGCTCCTTCGCCAGGATCGTGGTCGTCGGGTGGTTCCCCTTGAACGTCTTGTGCGGCACCAGCTCCTCCGGCACGCCCTCGGCCCGCACCTCGTCCGGCGTCTTGCCGAAGGCCAGCGCCTGGGTCTGGGCGAAGAAGTTGGCCATGAGCAGGTCGTGCTGAGCCTTGAGCTGGTCACCGAGCTCGGCGACCGGCTCGGCGAAACCGATGAAGTCGGCCGGGATCAGCTTCGTACCCTGGTGGATCAGCTGGTAGTACGCGTGCTGCCCGTTCGTCCCCGGCGTGCCCCACACCACCGGGCCCGTCTGCCACTCCACCGGGACCCCGTCCCGGCCCACGTACTTGCCGTTGGACTCCATGTCCAGCTGCTGCAGATACGCCGTGAACTTGGACAGGTAGTGGCTGTACGGCAGCACCGCGTGCGACTGGGCGTCGTGGAAGTTGCCGTACCAGATGCCCAACAGGCCGAGCAGCAGCGGCACATTGGACTCGGCGGGCGCCGTGCGGAAGTGCTCGTCGACGATCCGGAACCCGTCGAGCATCTCCCGGAAGCGGTCCGGACCGATCGCGATCATCAGCGACAGCCCGATCGCCGAGTCGTACGAGTACCGCCCGCCGACCCAGTCCCAGAACTCGAACATGTTGGCCGTGTCGATACCGAAGTCCGACACCTTCTCGGCGTTCGTCGACAGCGCCACGAAGTGCTTGGCGACGGCCTCGGAGCCGGCCTTCAGCTCGGTGAGCAGCCAGTCGCGCGCCGAGGTGGCGTTGCTGATTGTCTCGATCGTGGTGAACGTCTTCGAGGCGATGATGAACAGCGTCTCGGCGGCGTCCAGGTCCCGTACGGCCTCGTGCAGGTCGGCCCCGTCCACGTTGGACACGAAGCGGACGACCAGGTCGCGATCGGTGTAGGAGCGCAGCACCTCGTACGCCATCGCCGGGCCCAGGTCGGAGCCGCCGATGCCGACGTTGGCGATGTTCTTGATGCGCTTGCCGGTGTGGCCGGTCCACTCGCCGGAGCGAATGCGCTCGGCGAAGCCGGTCATCTTGTCGAGCACCGCGTGCACGCCCGGCACCACGTTCTCGCCGTCGACCTCGACCACCGCGTCACGCGGGGCGCGCAGTGCGGTGTGCAGCACCGCCCGGTCCTCGGTGGTGTTGATCCTCTCGCCGCGGAACATGGCGTCCCGCAGCCCGAACACGTCGGTCGCGGCGGCCAGCTCGCGCAGCAGCCGCAGCGTCTCGTCCGTGACCAGGTGCTTGGAGTAGTCGACATGCAGATCGCCGACCTCCAGCGTGTACCCGGCGCCACGCCCGGGGTCGGCCGCGAACAGCTCTCGCAGCTGCACATCACCCAGCTGCTCCCGATGCTCGGCCAGCGCCGTCCACTCGGGCCTCTGGTTGAGCCTGGTACGGCTTCCTGCGTTCATCTCGGACTTCAGCCTTCTTTCCTACCTGGTCCTGCCTGCGTGCCTTGCCCCGCTGCCGGTCCAACTTAATGGAGCACAAGGAAACAGAAACAGTCGCCTCGTCGTCGCCCGGCTCAACAACAGAGCACAACAACAGAGCACAACAACAGATACGTCCACCAGGGCCGGCGCGATCAACAGGCGATCCAGGCAGCGATCCGGGCATGGTCGAGCGCCACAGCCGCCGTAAACGCGTCCGGCCAGGCACCCTTTGGTGCCCGGCCGGTGTCGACTTCTAGATCTCGC
Protein-coding sequences here:
- the pgi gene encoding glucose-6-phosphate isomerase, translated to MNAGSRTRLNQRPEWTALAEHREQLGDVQLRELFAADPGRGAGYTLEVGDLHVDYSKHLVTDETLRLLRELAAATDVFGLRDAMFRGERINTTEDRAVLHTALRAPRDAVVEVDGENVVPGVHAVLDKMTGFAERIRSGEWTGHTGKRIKNIANVGIGGSDLGPAMAYEVLRSYTDRDLVVRFVSNVDGADLHEAVRDLDAAETLFIIASKTFTTIETISNATSARDWLLTELKAGSEAVAKHFVALSTNAEKVSDFGIDTANMFEFWDWVGGRYSYDSAIGLSLMIAIGPDRFREMLDGFRIVDEHFRTAPAESNVPLLLGLLGIWYGNFHDAQSHAVLPYSHYLSKFTAYLQQLDMESNGKYVGRDGVPVEWQTGPVVWGTPGTNGQHAYYQLIHQGTKLIPADFIGFAEPVAELGDQLKAQHDLLMANFFAQTQALAFGKTPDEVRAEGVPEELVPHKTFKGNHPTTTILAKELTPSVLGQLIALYEHKVFVQGAVWNIDSFDQWGVELGKVLAKRVEPALTEGAEVPGLDASTRSLVAKYRELRGR